A genome region from Bufo gargarizans isolate SCDJY-AF-19 chromosome 2, ASM1485885v1, whole genome shotgun sequence includes the following:
- the RERGL gene encoding ras-related and estrogen-regulated growth inhibitor-like protein isoform X2, which yields MNHIKLSVLGSKGAGKSECIYNKQVTVDGKTTNVEIYDPCTQPIKQNPPLSEELSRADGFLVVYDISHRSTFIFAKTLICSLRDSQFKSCKRDTEAAVFLIGNKQDLCHVREVALEEGQVAALEYRCQFFELSAAEQYQEVADMFTSIMRKILHNIKIKEKQRPSGSKSMAKLINNVFGKRRKSV from the exons ATGAACCACATTAAACTATCCGTGCTGGGCAGCAAAGGAGCTGGAAAGTCTG AGTGTATCTACAACAAGCAGGTGACTGTGGATGGCAAGACAACCAATGTGGAGATATACGACCCATGTACCCAG CCTATTAAGCAGAATCCTCCTCTGAGTGAGGAACTGAGCAGAGCAGATGGCTTCCTTGTTGTATATGATATCAGTCACAGATCAACCTTCATTTTTGCCAAGACATTGATCTGCAGCCTGCGGGACTCGCAATTCAAAAGTTGTAAAAG AGATACGGAGGCAGCAGTGTTCTTAATTGGCAATAAGCAGGACCTCTGCCATGTCAGGGAGGTAGCATTAGAAGAAGGGCAAgtcgcagctctggagtacagatGTCAGTTCTTTGAGTTGTCTGCAGCTGAACAATACCAGGAAGTTGCCGACATGTTCACATCCATCATGAGAAAGATTCTCCACAACATCAAGATCAAGGAGAAGCAAAGGCCAAGCGGCTCCAAGTCCATGGCCAAACTGATCAACAACGTGTTTGGCAAGAGACGTAAATCTGTGTGA
- the RERGL gene encoding ras-related and estrogen-regulated growth inhibitor-like protein isoform X1: MNHIKLSVLGSKGAGKSALIVRFLTGRFIGEYASTSECIYNKQVTVDGKTTNVEIYDPCTQPIKQNPPLSEELSRADGFLVVYDISHRSTFIFAKTLICSLRDSQFKSCKRDTEAAVFLIGNKQDLCHVREVALEEGQVAALEYRCQFFELSAAEQYQEVADMFTSIMRKILHNIKIKEKQRPSGSKSMAKLINNVFGKRRKSV; this comes from the exons ATGAACCACATTAAACTATCCGTGCTGGGCAGCAAAGGAGCTGGAAAGTCTG CGCTGATTGTGCGATTCCTCACCGGACGATTCATCGGAGAATACGCCTCCACCTCTG AGTGTATCTACAACAAGCAGGTGACTGTGGATGGCAAGACAACCAATGTGGAGATATACGACCCATGTACCCAG CCTATTAAGCAGAATCCTCCTCTGAGTGAGGAACTGAGCAGAGCAGATGGCTTCCTTGTTGTATATGATATCAGTCACAGATCAACCTTCATTTTTGCCAAGACATTGATCTGCAGCCTGCGGGACTCGCAATTCAAAAGTTGTAAAAG AGATACGGAGGCAGCAGTGTTCTTAATTGGCAATAAGCAGGACCTCTGCCATGTCAGGGAGGTAGCATTAGAAGAAGGGCAAgtcgcagctctggagtacagatGTCAGTTCTTTGAGTTGTCTGCAGCTGAACAATACCAGGAAGTTGCCGACATGTTCACATCCATCATGAGAAAGATTCTCCACAACATCAAGATCAAGGAGAAGCAAAGGCCAAGCGGCTCCAAGTCCATGGCCAAACTGATCAACAACGTGTTTGGCAAGAGACGTAAATCTGTGTGA